The following DNA comes from Procambarus clarkii isolate CNS0578487 chromosome 23, FALCON_Pclarkii_2.0, whole genome shotgun sequence.
TGGTTGCTGAGCATGGCTATCTGGGCTTGATTGGCTTGGCGTGGTTGTCTGGGCGTGGTTGACAGGGCGATGGTTACTGCGGGTGGCTAGAGGAGGCCTGTGCCCTCACGGCAGATGCCATGTACTTCCTGAAAAAGTCTGTGGTTGCCCTGGCCACCTCGGGGGAGAGACCGCCATACTGGTAGCCTAGAGGGTAGAAcccagttgtggtggtggtggttgggtcgtCTGGAGCCAGGAGGGCCAACTCCGCCAGGTAGTTGTAGGCAGCGTGGAAGTTACTGGTGGCTTGCTCCACCTGTTGGCGAACACAGCACAGCGTTAGCCACCTTTCACCACCTCCTGCTCTAGTCCACACTGTAAGCAAGGCAGCTACACCTTTCAGTCATGATGGAACATAACGAAAACCTGCCACtctaatcaccaccacaacaacctcacCATCAGCTAAAGCTTTGGTGTAAGATGCAGGTAACAATAAGCTTACACCATCAGACATGCAATAAAACCACAATCTGCATGGGAGCACCCACCACCCCCGCCGTGGGCGCCCTACTGGCAAGGTGCGACTGTACCTATCATGAAAAATGGGAGGAAATAGATCACCCACAACACCTTAGAGATGAAGACCTGGCCTTAATGCCCTACAAAATACCCCTCAACACAGTAACATAATACACGGTGGCTCTgtatcccccacacaccacccatgcagcatcagcaccaacagcaccaccagcagcaccagcagcagtagcattAAGGGCCCCACGTGTTCCACTAGACATTGTACCTAACAATGACTTTACACGTCGAACTGAAAATCTGCTGTACATGcacataatcataataataacgtAATAAACAACATACTCCGAAACAACCCCAAGAAACACTAAGCGATCACATAATGTACATATATTCATCACAACACACCTTCTCAATCCTGCTTCACAACCCTCCTTCACATCCCCCTCCTTAACAACGTTTAGTCACGAGGTGGAAAAGCAATAATCAACCGGGTCCTAAGTCGTGTAGTGATCCACTAAACGTTAACACCAGTGTAACTAGCCAGACAGGAAACACCAAAAAAGACAGTTATCATCCCAGCCAGAAACAGTCAACTGGAAAGACCTGAAAAACAGGAAGAACATTGCCCTCTGTACTGCATCCCGCCTGCTACCAGGTACAGAGATATTAACGGGTACAGGTCTCCCACATCAGGTACAGGTCTCCAACATCAGGTACAGGTCTCCCACATCAGGTACAGGTCTCCTACATCAGGTACAGGTCTCCCACAACAGGTACAGGTCTCCCACATCAGGTACAGGTCTCCCACATCAGGTACACGTCTCCCACATCAGGTACACGTCTCCCACATCAAGTACAGGTCTCCCACATCAGGTACAGGTCTCCCACATCAGGTACACGTCTCCCACAACAGGTACAGGTCTCCCACATCAAGTACAGGTCTCCCACATCAAGTACAGGTCTCCCACATCAAGTACAGGTCTCCCACATCAGGTACAGGTCTCCCACATCACGTACATGAACATTTAATGCTGTAGAACGGCTAAGACAGACCGAGTGAAGACCATCCATATGCCTGGGAGAGTGGGATTAACACGACAGAAGGAACAAAATGGAAATGGACAATCCCTCGACCACTGCTCGTTCAGCTGTAACATGTTCCAGCAGCTGAGGCACCAACTGCACATGTTCCAGCAGCTGAGGCAACAACTACACATGTTCCAGCAGCTGAGGCAACAACTACACATGTTCCAGCAGCTGAGGCAACAACTACACATGTTCCAGCAGCTGCGGCACCAACTACACATGTTCCAGCAACTGAGCCAACAACTACACATGCTCCAGCAGCTGAGGCTCCAACTACACATGACTCAGTATTGCTCTCTGTAACTAAAGTAGTTTCCTAACAACTAATTCCCATAAAATAATCCaagataaatgaataaataacgaGTATTTAGAAATACGGTGAAAACAGTTtttcattaatttaattaattttatcgaggacaggaagcct
Coding sequences within:
- the LOC123764155 gene encoding uncharacterized protein yields the protein MIALAVVSCLLVVLASGLPQEPASGHLPQPQFHAGFTPEVEQATSNFHAAYNYLAELALLAPDDPTTTTTTGFYPLGYQYGGLSPEVARATTDFFRKYMASAVRAQASSSHPQ